In a genomic window of Cytobacillus sp. FSL H8-0458:
- a CDS encoding bifunctional 2',3'-cyclic-nucleotide 2'-phosphodiesterase/3'-nucleotidase: MKNPARKLGKTILAATMSLSVLAAPVSYDSVMAAKPDHIGNPEHEFSHEVSLRILGTTDIHTHLYNYDYYKDAETIEFGLAKTATLIKQARKEAKNTLLFDNGDLIQGNPLGDYKAKVDKLEDGEMHPVFKAMELLDYDAATVGNHEFNYGLDYLDEVLDDSPFPYVNANVYKDDHDQNPENDENYFKPYKIIKKKVVDEKGRKQVIKVGVIGAVTPQITQWDKANLDGKIITKDIVKSVEANIPKMKEEGADIIIALAHSGMGDAAYAEMEENAAYDLTKIEGIDAVISGHNHKNFPGDFTDLPGVNTEKGTVNGVPFIMPGSWGNRLGVMDLTIAKVKGKWQVKDSQSSLRSIFRSYKNESGATVKESLADADPDILKAVKEEHEGTVNYVRQPVGETTADIHSYFALVKDDPSIQIVTNAQKWYIEKQLIGTPDENTPVLSAGAPFKAGGRNGASYYTYIPEGTIAIKNVADLYLYPNTVATVKIKGADVKEWLEMSAGQFNQIKENEAGEQSLINNDFPTYNYDVIDGVTYEIDVTEPAKYDKDGKQVNADANRIKNLQYNGAPIDPDQEFIVVTNNYRASGTFPGVRNNTAVELYPDENRQAIIDYIREEQTIDPSADANWSFAPVAGEVNVTFESSPDAKNAIAEGSGIGYAGEAGNGFSKYSLQFPEPKPFEVQLLGINDFHGQLDTFNAGLNAGGVEYLASHLKQREAVNPNTIMLHAGDAVGASSPVSALLQDEPTINMLNEIGFDIGTVGNHEFDEGVDEMLRLINGGAHPKTVEKYGEFEGADFPYVAANVVDETTKEPILDPYVIKEVNGVPIGFIGIAYSDTPGIVTPSGTAGVEFTDEAEAINKYTAELKEQGIKSIVVITHNPAVSDLDGANPQEELAEIANAVDDEVDVMFGGHNHKYTNTVVDGKLLVQSYSYGTAFSDVDLTIDPVSGDVVAKKAEIVNATRDIEPDAEIKEMLDAYIADAAPILNEVIGHTSTGISRDVNADGESPMGNLIADSMIAQTNTDFAFMNSGGVRAGIDAGDITWKEAFTVQPFGNDLVTLTLTGAQIKELFEQQWGSKERIMHVSGLKVTYDSSRAAGDRIVSLVKNDGTTIAAEQEYSVTVNNYMADGGDGYSALLNGKNRTVDIVDLDALISYIKEQKELNPAVEGRITKLNK; the protein is encoded by the coding sequence TTGAAAAACCCTGCGCGCAAATTAGGTAAAACAATTCTTGCTGCAACTATGTCCCTATCTGTCTTGGCAGCTCCTGTTTCATATGATTCTGTAATGGCAGCAAAGCCTGATCATATAGGGAATCCGGAACATGAATTCAGCCATGAAGTAAGCCTTCGGATACTGGGAACAACAGATATACATACACACCTTTATAACTATGACTACTATAAAGATGCAGAAACCATTGAATTTGGACTGGCTAAAACAGCTACCTTAATCAAACAGGCAAGAAAAGAAGCAAAGAATACATTATTATTCGACAATGGCGACTTAATACAGGGAAATCCGCTTGGCGATTATAAAGCAAAAGTAGATAAGCTTGAGGATGGGGAAATGCACCCTGTTTTCAAAGCTATGGAACTATTAGATTATGATGCCGCTACGGTAGGAAACCATGAATTCAATTATGGGCTCGATTATCTGGATGAGGTCCTGGATGATTCGCCATTTCCTTATGTGAATGCCAATGTCTACAAAGATGACCACGATCAAAATCCGGAAAACGATGAAAATTATTTTAAGCCATATAAAATCATCAAGAAAAAAGTGGTTGATGAAAAAGGCAGAAAACAGGTTATTAAGGTTGGGGTTATCGGTGCTGTGACTCCGCAGATTACACAATGGGACAAAGCCAATCTTGATGGAAAAATCATCACGAAAGACATTGTAAAATCAGTAGAAGCTAATATTCCTAAAATGAAAGAAGAAGGTGCGGACATTATCATTGCGCTTGCACACTCCGGTATGGGGGATGCTGCATATGCGGAAATGGAAGAGAATGCAGCCTACGACTTAACAAAAATAGAAGGTATTGATGCAGTCATTTCCGGACACAACCATAAGAATTTTCCGGGAGATTTCACCGATCTTCCTGGAGTAAATACAGAAAAGGGAACGGTCAACGGGGTGCCGTTCATCATGCCGGGCAGCTGGGGCAACCGGCTTGGCGTTATGGACCTGACCATTGCCAAGGTAAAGGGCAAGTGGCAGGTGAAGGATTCCCAGTCATCTTTAAGGTCTATTTTCAGAAGCTATAAAAATGAATCCGGCGCGACCGTTAAGGAAAGCCTTGCAGATGCAGATCCTGATATTTTGAAAGCTGTAAAGGAAGAGCATGAAGGAACCGTGAATTATGTCCGCCAGCCTGTTGGGGAAACAACAGCGGATATCCACAGCTATTTTGCACTTGTAAAAGATGATCCTTCCATTCAAATTGTAACGAATGCACAAAAGTGGTATATCGAGAAGCAATTAATAGGAACACCGGATGAAAATACACCAGTGCTTTCAGCGGGAGCACCTTTTAAAGCAGGCGGACGCAACGGGGCGAGCTATTACACATATATTCCTGAAGGCACAATCGCCATCAAGAATGTAGCTGATCTATACCTGTATCCGAATACAGTCGCTACGGTAAAAATTAAAGGAGCAGATGTGAAAGAATGGCTTGAAATGTCTGCAGGACAGTTCAATCAGATAAAAGAAAATGAAGCAGGAGAACAGTCACTTATTAATAATGATTTCCCTACTTATAACTATGATGTAATCGATGGTGTGACATATGAGATAGATGTAACAGAACCTGCTAAGTATGATAAGGATGGCAAGCAGGTTAATGCTGATGCAAACAGAATCAAAAATCTTCAGTATAACGGAGCACCTATTGATCCAGATCAGGAATTCATTGTTGTGACAAATAATTATCGGGCCAGCGGCACTTTCCCTGGAGTTAGAAACAACACAGCAGTAGAGCTTTATCCGGATGAAAACCGCCAGGCAATCATTGATTATATCCGTGAAGAACAAACCATCGATCCTTCTGCAGATGCCAATTGGTCATTTGCACCGGTTGCCGGTGAAGTAAATGTAACGTTCGAATCTTCACCGGATGCAAAGAATGCAATTGCTGAAGGCAGCGGAATCGGCTACGCCGGTGAAGCAGGCAATGGCTTTTCGAAGTATTCACTTCAATTTCCGGAGCCAAAGCCTTTTGAAGTCCAGCTTTTGGGCATCAATGATTTCCATGGCCAGCTTGATACATTTAATGCCGGCTTGAATGCGGGTGGAGTCGAATATTTAGCTTCACATTTAAAACAGCGAGAAGCAGTGAACCCCAATACAATCATGCTGCATGCCGGTGATGCAGTCGGGGCGAGCTCCCCTGTTTCTGCCCTTCTTCAGGACGAGCCAACCATTAATATGCTTAATGAGATCGGTTTTGATATAGGTACAGTCGGAAACCATGAATTCGATGAAGGGGTAGATGAAATGCTCCGTCTTATCAATGGCGGTGCCCATCCTAAAACGGTGGAGAAGTATGGTGAGTTTGAAGGAGCAGACTTTCCGTATGTTGCAGCAAATGTAGTCGATGAAACAACAAAGGAACCCATCCTTGATCCATATGTTATTAAAGAAGTAAATGGAGTGCCTATCGGATTTATTGGTATTGCCTATTCCGATACTCCTGGGATCGTAACGCCCAGCGGAACAGCTGGAGTAGAATTCACAGACGAAGCGGAAGCAATCAACAAGTACACGGCAGAGCTAAAGGAGCAAGGCATTAAATCGATTGTGGTCATTACTCACAATCCTGCAGTGTCTGATCTGGATGGGGCTAATCCTCAAGAAGAACTCGCAGAAATTGCAAATGCGGTTGATGATGAAGTGGATGTGATGTTTGGCGGGCATAACCATAAGTACACAAACACTGTAGTAGACGGAAAATTGCTTGTTCAATCCTATTCATATGGTACAGCTTTCTCTGATGTGGATTTAACAATTGATCCGGTTTCCGGAGATGTTGTTGCTAAAAAAGCTGAAATCGTAAACGCCACACGTGATATTGAGCCAGATGCTGAAATCAAGGAAATGCTGGATGCTTATATTGCTGATGCAGCTCCAATTTTAAATGAGGTTATCGGCCATACTTCAACTGGCATTTCGAGGGATGTAAATGCTGACGGAGAGTCTCCGATGGGGAACCTGATTGCAGACTCCATGATTGCACAGACCAATACTGATTTTGCCTTCATGAACTCAGGCGGCGTCCGTGCAGGCATTGATGCGGGAGATATTACGTGGAAAGAAGCTTTTACGGTACAGCCATTCGGAAATGACCTTGTGACATTGACATTGACCGGTGCGCAGATTAAAGAACTTTTTGAACAGCAGTGGGGTTCAAAAGAAAGAATCATGCATGTTTCCGGTTTAAAGGTGACGTATGATTCTTCGAGAGCCGCTGGAGATCGGATCGTTTCTTTAGTGAAGAACGATGGAACAACAATTGCTGCAGAGCAGGAATATTCTGTGACGGTAAACAACTATATGGCTGATGGCGGAGACGGCTATAGCGCCCTTTTAAACGGCAAGAACCGCACTGTGGATATCGTCGACCTTGATGCTTTAATCAGCTACATCAAAGAACAGAAAGAATTAAATCCAGCGGTTGAAGGAAGAATTACCAAATTGAATAAATAA
- a CDS encoding ATP-binding protein, with protein MKGFNQDTLIKEETKAVTLFIWLFYIILTLYDLFYYYLLPLNTGGIIGLPNGGLGWVYYLAIILLLPLAVYLIRTKRPFQVKYLFFAGFFLIDFSNSMLIYFGESKEFQSGSAVELLFIIFAPIFVNKRYFWIVTGGMVAKYLIAGFILSSQKVMVPIVLLIIFSSVSYVLLNRFYSYIHSLTHVFQELRQTEKLAAVGQMASAVGHEVRNPLAALRGFTQLQMEKHPEDKDRYKIMIEEIDRINLIADDLMILSKPRLPMFKRVELNAVIQYVLMIIKEQAANQNIRFETENLKSLPKVHCDEHMLKQAFINLIKNAMESMTEGGTILISAKMAENDCVLISIKDEGCGISAENMDRVADPFYTTKPDGTGLGLMVTKQIMDEHKAGIIFESEEGKGTIVNLTIPIEQTAE; from the coding sequence ATGAAAGGCTTTAATCAAGATACTTTGATAAAAGAAGAAACAAAAGCAGTTACCCTTTTTATCTGGCTGTTTTATATTATTTTAACACTTTATGACTTATTTTATTATTATCTGCTCCCCCTCAATACAGGCGGCATTATCGGACTGCCAAATGGCGGGCTTGGATGGGTGTATTACCTGGCCATTATCTTGCTCTTGCCCTTAGCGGTGTATCTAATCAGGACAAAACGCCCTTTTCAGGTAAAATACTTATTTTTTGCAGGTTTCTTTCTGATAGATTTTAGTAACAGCATGCTTATCTATTTTGGTGAGTCGAAGGAATTTCAGAGCGGGAGCGCAGTCGAACTTTTATTTATTATATTTGCACCGATTTTTGTGAATAAGCGCTATTTTTGGATTGTAACCGGAGGCATGGTTGCGAAGTACCTTATTGCTGGTTTTATACTGAGCAGCCAGAAGGTAATGGTGCCAATTGTGCTTTTGATCATTTTTTCAAGTGTTTCCTATGTTCTGCTGAACCGCTTTTATTCATATATTCACTCCTTGACACATGTTTTCCAGGAGCTCCGCCAGACGGAAAAGCTGGCTGCTGTCGGACAGATGGCTTCGGCAGTGGGCCACGAGGTGAGAAATCCTTTAGCAGCATTAAGAGGGTTTACTCAGCTGCAGATGGAAAAACACCCTGAAGATAAGGATCGATATAAAATTATGATTGAAGAAATCGACCGCATTAATTTGATTGCAGATGACCTTATGATTCTGAGCAAACCAAGGCTGCCTATGTTTAAAAGGGTTGAACTGAATGCAGTGATTCAATACGTCCTCATGATTATTAAAGAACAGGCAGCCAATCAGAATATCCGTTTTGAAACAGAGAATCTGAAATCCCTTCCTAAAGTTCATTGTGACGAACATATGCTGAAGCAGGCTTTTATTAATCTGATCAAAAATGCGATGGAATCTATGACAGAAGGCGGCACGATCCTGATTTCGGCTAAAATGGCGGAGAATGACTGCGTTCTGATCAGCATTAAAGATGAAGGCTGCGGAATCAGTGCTGAAAATATGGATCGGGTAGCGGATCCATTTTATACAACTAAACCGGATGGAACCGGACTGGGCCTGATGGTTACCAAGCAGATTATGGATGAACACAAGGCGGGAATCATATTTGAAAGTGAAGAGGGAAAAGGGACAATTGTGAACCTTACGATTCCGATAGAGCAGACAGCAGAATAA
- a CDS encoding zinc-dependent alcohol dehydrogenase, giving the protein MRAVTYQGAKDIQVKNVEDPRIEKRDDVIIRITSTAICGSDLHLYQGNMPLRPGYIIGHEPMGIVEETGPDVTRVKKGDRVVIPFNVSCGHCFYCQHDMESQCDNSNPHNDSGGYFGYTEKYGNHPGGQAEFLKVPFGNFMPFVIPESCELEDESLLFLSDVLPTAYWSVEHSGVKAGDTVVVLGCGPIGLMTQKFAWMKGAQRVIAVDHLDYRLNHAKLTNDVEVYDFTKYDDMGAYLKEITQGGANVVIDCVGMDGKKSAVEKIEQKLKLQGGTLGPIQIATKAVRKFGTVQLTGVYGLTYNMFPLEEFFSRNVTIKMGQAPVVHYMAELFEKITKKEFDPKSIITHQIPLEEADRAYKIFNDHEDDCIKVILKP; this is encoded by the coding sequence ATGAGAGCTGTTACTTACCAGGGAGCAAAAGATATTCAAGTGAAAAATGTGGAGGATCCCAGAATTGAAAAACGCGATGATGTTATTATCCGTATCACGTCAACAGCCATTTGCGGATCGGACCTTCACTTATATCAGGGAAACATGCCTTTGCGGCCCGGGTATATTATCGGGCATGAACCGATGGGAATCGTTGAGGAGACAGGACCAGATGTGACGAGGGTAAAAAAAGGCGACAGGGTGGTCATCCCATTTAATGTTTCGTGCGGGCATTGCTTCTACTGCCAGCATGATATGGAAAGCCAATGTGATAATTCTAACCCCCATAACGATTCAGGCGGATATTTTGGCTATACCGAGAAATATGGAAACCATCCGGGCGGCCAGGCAGAGTTTTTAAAGGTGCCATTTGGCAATTTCATGCCCTTTGTCATACCTGAATCATGCGAGCTGGAGGATGAGTCACTGCTTTTTTTATCGGATGTGCTGCCGACAGCTTATTGGAGTGTGGAGCATTCAGGTGTAAAAGCGGGAGATACAGTCGTCGTCCTCGGCTGCGGCCCCATCGGTTTAATGACCCAAAAATTTGCCTGGATGAAAGGGGCTCAACGGGTAATAGCAGTCGACCATCTTGATTATCGTCTGAATCACGCCAAACTCACCAATGATGTGGAGGTATATGACTTCACGAAATATGATGACATGGGTGCTTATCTAAAAGAAATTACCCAGGGCGGAGCTAATGTGGTCATCGATTGTGTGGGCATGGACGGAAAGAAATCCGCAGTGGAAAAAATTGAACAGAAGCTGAAGCTGCAGGGCGGAACGCTTGGCCCGATCCAAATTGCGACGAAAGCCGTACGTAAATTTGGGACCGTCCAGCTGACAGGTGTGTACGGGCTCACATACAATATGTTCCCGCTGGAGGAATTTTTCTCGAGAAATGTTACCATTAAAATGGGGCAAGCCCCTGTGGTGCACTATATGGCTGAGCTGTTCGAAAAAATCACGAAAAAGGAATTTGATCCAAAGTCAATCATTACTCATCAGATTCCGCTCGAAGAAGCAGATCGTGCATATAAGATTTTTAATGACCATGAAGATGACTGCATTAAAGTAATCTTAAAACCCTAG
- a CDS encoding globin-coupled sensor protein, which translates to MLFQLKKKNPPSLFQPEMNFPGLEETVEVKDQRISERLWYMGFSKKHLETLQDLNPVISLVLDELLQKVLDHLYKQPPLKRIAENNTSRERLYGVFVRYFQSLLSGNLDDEYFAMRTRIGNTHNGAGLPVEWFLATYSAINTLLVPKIAAELHQDPEKLTNALLALTHIINLDSQLVVENYLQARMNELNVLNDSNAQLQKELNSISQEVAASVQQTEASIHETSLKADQIRSETETTQKSSKNLLNLTNLNQTQMDEMVHAFNNVLQDVEQSMSGIEALKGISEQIITMTKGIEDIADQTNLLALNASIEAARAGDEGRGFAVVATEVRKLAENSKKMSSHIKEQIEKSDNQISVLVNTMNSMNLSTKESQAQIQQVKGGLVTVKMEMEQYLDMFGRNKTDLDSIVQSIQEINHTTESLSLLANELKEKAEGGDRNY; encoded by the coding sequence ATGCTATTTCAATTAAAAAAGAAGAATCCACCTTCATTATTTCAGCCGGAAATGAACTTTCCAGGATTAGAGGAAACAGTTGAAGTAAAAGATCAGCGTATTTCTGAACGATTGTGGTACATGGGCTTTTCAAAGAAGCATCTTGAAACACTTCAGGATCTGAACCCGGTGATTTCACTCGTGCTGGATGAATTGCTTCAGAAAGTTCTGGATCATCTTTATAAACAGCCTCCATTAAAGAGGATTGCTGAAAATAATACAAGCAGGGAAAGGTTATATGGCGTTTTTGTCCGGTATTTCCAGAGTTTATTAAGCGGTAACCTGGATGATGAATACTTTGCCATGAGAACGAGAATTGGCAATACCCATAACGGAGCCGGTCTCCCAGTCGAGTGGTTTCTGGCGACGTACTCTGCCATTAATACCTTATTGGTGCCTAAGATAGCGGCGGAACTCCACCAGGATCCTGAGAAGCTGACCAATGCACTTCTGGCTCTTACTCATATCATCAATCTAGATTCCCAGCTTGTCGTTGAAAATTATCTGCAGGCCAGAATGAATGAACTCAATGTGTTAAATGATTCGAATGCTCAGCTGCAAAAAGAATTAAACTCGATCAGCCAGGAAGTAGCAGCCTCGGTCCAGCAGACGGAAGCTTCAATCCATGAGACAAGCTTAAAAGCTGATCAAATCCGCAGTGAAACCGAAACAACGCAAAAAAGCAGCAAAAATCTGCTGAACCTGACTAATCTCAACCAAACCCAAATGGACGAGATGGTTCACGCATTCAATAATGTTCTTCAGGATGTGGAGCAGTCTATGAGCGGAATTGAAGCATTGAAAGGAATCTCTGAGCAAATTATCACGATGACAAAAGGGATTGAGGATATTGCCGATCAGACGAATCTGCTGGCACTGAATGCATCGATTGAGGCGGCCCGGGCGGGTGATGAAGGCCGGGGATTTGCCGTAGTGGCAACCGAAGTGAGGAAACTGGCAGAAAACTCTAAGAAAATGAGCAGCCATATCAAGGAACAAATCGAAAAAAGCGACAATCAAATCAGCGTGCTGGTTAATACAATGAACTCCATGAATCTCTCAACAAAAGAATCACAAGCTCAGATTCAGCAGGTTAAAGGCGGGCTTGTTACAGTGAAAATGGAAATGGAACAGTATCTGGATATGTTCGGCCGCAATAAAACAGACCTCGACAGCATTGTTCAGTCCATTCAGGAAATTAATCATACAACCGAAAGCCTGTCCCTTCTTGCAAATGAGCTGAAGGAAAAGGCTGAGGGCGGAGATAGGAATTATTAA